From the genome of Zalophus californianus isolate mZalCal1 chromosome 6, mZalCal1.pri.v2, whole genome shotgun sequence, one region includes:
- the LOC113908764 gene encoding ras-related protein Rab-13-like, which yields MIRTVDVEGKKIKLQVWDTAGQKRFKTVTTAYYRGAMGIILVYDITDEKSFENIQNWMKSIKENASAGVERLLLGNKCDVEAKRKVQKEQAVKLAREHGIRFFETSAKSSTNVDEAFSSLAQDILL from the coding sequence ATGATCCGCACTGTGGATGTAGAGGGGAAGAAGATCAAATTGCAGGTCTGGGATACAGCCGGCCAAAAGCGATTCAAGACGGTAACTACTGCCTATTACCGTGGAGCCATGGGCATTATCCTAGTATATGACATCACAGATGAGAAATCCTTCGAGAATATTCAGAACTGGATGAAAAGCATCAAAGAGAACGCCTCTGCTGGGGTAGAACGCCTGCTGCTGGGGAACAAGTGCGACGTGGAGGCTAAGAGGAAGGTGCAGAAGGAGCAGGCTGTCAAGCTGGCTCGGGAGCATGGGATCCGATTCTTTGAGACAAGTGCCAAATCCAGCACAAATGTGGATGAGGCTTTCAGTTCCCTGGCCCAGGACATCTTGCTCTAG
- the LOC113908765 gene encoding ferritin light chain-like, with protein sequence MHLRASYPYLSLGSYFDSEEVALEDMGSFFLELAEEKLEGAEHLLKMPNQCGSLVLVPKPSQDEWGKALDAIEAILVLEKNRNLTLLDLHALGSALAVPHLCDFLENHFLDEAVKCIKKMGTT encoded by the coding sequence ATGCATCTGCGGGCCTCCTACCCCTACCTCTCTCTGGGCTCCTATTTTGACAGTGAAGAGGTGGCTCTGGAGGACATGGGCTCCTTCTTCCTCGAGCTGGCTGAGGAGAAGCTTGAGGGTGCTGAACATCTCTTGAAGATGCCAAATCAGTGCGGCAGCCTCGTCCTTGTCCCAAAACCTTCCCAAGATGAGTGGGGTAAAGCCCTGGATGCCATAGAAGCCATCCTGGTTCTGGAGAAGAACCGGAACCTGACCCTTCTGGATCTGCATGCCCTGGGTTCTGCCCTCGCAGTCCCCCATCTCTGCGACTTCCTGGAGAACCACTTCCTAGATGAGGCGGTAAAGTGCATCAAGAAGATGGGGACCACTTGA